A stretch of Chitinophaga caeni DNA encodes these proteins:
- a CDS encoding SusC/RagA family TonB-linked outer membrane protein, whose protein sequence is MKRVLLALLMAIFFVGQVFAQTRTIKGKVTSAEDGTPIIGATIIVKGTNLGTVTSVDGTYSINVPEGRNVLIVKFIGMKEKEITISGNTMDVSLEQDIRTLNETVITAQAIRRDKSSLGYSAPVIKSEEIMKGQNQSALNSLSGKVAGVNITGTANAPGSSSRIVLRGGSSITGSNQALIVIDGIPIDNSSVIGGSSSLSSIDFGNRGNDINPDDIESMTVLKGPAAAALYGSRASNGALIITTKSGKGGRKNMDITFSTTGTLSRVLSLPDLQNKYGQGGTQINPDGTFFNYDDPKENFSWGFPFDGQPKEWGQEINGVRQMKNYSALPDNVKDFFVTGKALTNNLSLTGGSDKTAYYLSLNSLNSDGVMPTSADLYNRYSVRFNGSAELAKNFKTSVSLNYIKINSDMIQGGQGVASVFDNVLQTPRDIPLNGKNLKNPYNTMEGTLFDGDGNSLYGFYGAYTVNPYYLLAKYKNQNNVDRITGNFTISWAPAEWIDITNRAGVDYYSDRRKFKYPKFSSMPADSTTGNYSAEDNVQGYVGKYGESEINVSEVLNDLMITFKKRFSTDFSASLLVGNNIRQSQFNQLNSETNSGGLVIPGWYNLNNSDGPVQSTNFYSIKRLIGLYGELNLNYKDMLYLGATARNDWSSTLPKKNNSFFYPSVNLSWIFTELMKDSKISNILNYGKLRASYAEVGNDPDPYLLKTYYDKTTVSGGFASIIFPFQGTSGLTLGDRIGNENLKPEKTSAFEVGTELGFFENRLYIDFSYYQNRSKDLIIPIPISPSTGFTSRVSNTGEVKNSGVELMVRGTPVKTQSGFTWEIYGTYTRNRNKVVSLLEGVDQIVIGGFSGMAIVAAVGKPYGTFYAQDLLRDDQGRVVVDGTTGLPRFTPTAVYLGSYNPDYQASLGSNFSYKNFSFSFLFDTKQGAEFYSRTKSIIAFNGTSLETVEGGREARIWPNSVIEDPNTPGKYDLNTTAKFYNYDYYANQKNRPNGQDVIDASFIKLREVNLTYSLPKTLLSKANIGAASVSLFGNNLWIHRAGNNKYADPEINSGGSGNEQGFDFTAQPSLANFGMNLKITF, encoded by the coding sequence ATGAAAAGAGTTCTACTCGCCCTGCTCATGGCAATATTCTTTGTCGGGCAGGTGTTTGCGCAAACCCGAACCATCAAGGGGAAAGTAACCTCTGCCGAGGATGGTACTCCAATTATTGGCGCAACAATTATTGTTAAAGGAACTAATCTCGGAACCGTAACGAGCGTAGACGGTACTTATTCTATTAATGTACCTGAAGGCAGAAACGTGTTAATCGTCAAATTTATCGGTATGAAGGAGAAAGAAATAACAATCTCCGGAAATACTATGGATGTGTCGCTCGAACAAGATATAAGAACTTTGAATGAAACCGTCATTACCGCTCAGGCTATCCGCCGCGATAAAAGTTCCCTGGGATATTCGGCCCCAGTAATCAAAAGCGAAGAAATCATGAAAGGCCAAAATCAAAGCGCCTTAAATTCTCTCAGTGGTAAAGTTGCAGGTGTAAACATTACAGGTACCGCCAATGCTCCCGGTAGTTCTTCCCGTATCGTATTAAGGGGAGGTTCTTCTATTACCGGTAGCAACCAAGCCTTGATTGTTATTGATGGTATCCCGATTGATAACTCCAGCGTGATCGGCGGAAGCAGCTCGCTTTCTTCCATCGATTTCGGTAACAGGGGTAATGATATCAACCCGGATGATATCGAATCGATGACAGTCCTGAAAGGTCCTGCTGCCGCCGCCCTGTACGGATCTAGGGCATCGAACGGCGCCTTGATCATTACCACCAAATCTGGTAAGGGTGGACGGAAAAATATGGATATCACCTTTAGCACTACCGGTACCTTGTCAAGAGTATTGTCATTACCGGATTTGCAAAACAAATATGGACAGGGTGGCACCCAGATTAATCCCGATGGTACCTTCTTTAATTATGATGATCCCAAGGAAAATTTCAGCTGGGGTTTCCCCTTTGATGGTCAACCGAAGGAATGGGGACAGGAAATTAACGGGGTGCGTCAAATGAAAAATTATTCCGCCTTACCGGATAACGTGAAAGATTTCTTTGTAACCGGTAAAGCACTAACAAATAATCTTTCATTAACGGGGGGCAGTGATAAAACTGCTTACTATTTGTCCCTCAATTCATTGAATTCTGATGGGGTAATGCCGACATCCGCCGATTTATATAACCGCTATAGCGTGCGCTTTAACGGGAGTGCAGAACTGGCCAAAAATTTCAAAACTTCCGTATCACTGAATTATATCAAGATAAATAGCGATATGATACAAGGGGGCCAGGGGGTTGCCTCGGTATTTGATAACGTATTACAAACACCGAGAGATATTCCATTAAACGGTAAGAACCTGAAGAACCCGTATAATACGATGGAAGGAACCTTATTTGATGGTGATGGTAATAGCCTCTACGGCTTTTATGGTGCTTACACCGTAAACCCGTATTACCTGTTGGCCAAATACAAGAACCAAAATAACGTGGATCGTATTACCGGTAATTTTACCATTTCCTGGGCGCCTGCCGAATGGATAGATATTACCAATAGGGCTGGTGTCGATTATTATTCGGATCGCAGGAAATTTAAATATCCTAAATTCTCCAGTATGCCCGCGGACTCTACTACGGGTAACTATAGCGCCGAAGATAATGTGCAAGGTTACGTAGGTAAGTACGGCGAATCTGAGATTAACGTTTCAGAAGTGTTGAACGACTTGATGATTACTTTCAAGAAAAGGTTCAGCACAGATTTTAGCGCTTCCTTGTTAGTTGGTAATAATATCCGGCAAAGTCAATTTAACCAGTTAAATTCTGAAACCAATTCCGGTGGGTTGGTGATTCCCGGCTGGTATAACCTTAATAATAGTGATGGCCCCGTGCAATCTACTAACTTTTATTCCATCAAGCGTTTGATCGGTTTATATGGAGAGTTGAATTTGAATTATAAGGATATGTTATACTTAGGGGCTACTGCCCGTAATGACTGGTCTTCAACCTTGCCGAAAAAGAATAACTCCTTCTTCTATCCAAGTGTGAATCTATCTTGGATTTTTACGGAGCTGATGAAAGATTCAAAAATTAGTAACATACTGAATTACGGTAAGTTAAGAGCCAGCTACGCAGAGGTAGGTAATGACCCTGATCCGTATTTATTGAAAACATATTATGATAAAACTACCGTCAGCGGTGGGTTCGCGAGTATCATCTTCCCATTCCAAGGCACATCCGGTTTAACATTGGGTGACCGGATCGGTAATGAGAACCTGAAACCTGAAAAAACTTCCGCATTCGAAGTAGGTACCGAGTTAGGTTTCTTTGAAAACAGGTTGTATATCGACTTCTCCTATTATCAAAACAGGTCAAAGGATTTGATTATTCCTATACCTATCTCTCCTTCCACGGGCTTCACTTCTAGGGTGAGCAATACCGGTGAAGTAAAGAACAGCGGTGTAGAATTGATGGTGCGTGGTACCCCGGTTAAGACCCAATCAGGCTTTACATGGGAAATTTACGGTACATACACCCGCAATAGGAACAAGGTTGTTTCCTTGTTGGAAGGTGTAGATCAGATCGTGATCGGTGGATTTAGCGGTATGGCTATCGTGGCGGCAGTCGGAAAACCATACGGTACTTTTTATGCCCAGGACTTACTTAGGGATGATCAAGGTAGGGTAGTGGTAGATGGAACGACCGGCTTGCCGAGGTTTACGCCAACCGCTGTTTACTTGGGATCTTATAATCCCGATTACCAAGCCTCATTAGGATCTAATTTCAGTTACAAGAATTTCTCCTTCAGTTTCTTGTTTGATACGAAGCAAGGGGCGGAATTTTATTCCCGCACCAAGAGTATCATAGCATTCAACGGTACTTCGTTAGAAACAGTTGAAGGCGGACGGGAAGCGCGTATCTGGCCTAATTCTGTAATTGAAGATCCCAACACGCCTGGGAAGTACGACTTGAATACCACGGCTAAATTTTACAATTACGATTATTACGCCAACCAAAAAAACAGGCCAAATGGACAAGATGTGATCGATGCCTCTTTTATCAAGTTGCGCGAAGTTAATCTTACGTATAGTTTACCTAAAACGCTTTTATCGAAAGCGAATATCGGCGCGGCATCCGTTAGCCTGTTTGGTAATAACTTATGGATTCATAGGGCTGGAAATAATAAGTATGCCGATCCGGAAATTAACTCCGGTGGTTCAGGTAATGAGCAGGGCTTCGATTTTACGGCCCAGCCATCGCTTGCAAACTTTGGTATGAACTTAAAAATTACATTCTAA
- a CDS encoding SusD/RagB family nutrient-binding outer membrane lipoprotein, whose translation MKRLYHFWLAAAFIISVLALPGCSKFLDVNDNPNATETANLDLVLPSAQAAIVQAYGLQYTINGGMWMQYWTQNPYANQYKAIDSYNMEPANFDRQWSLLYATAASDLTTLTDGAGAAKNAQFSGVAYLLKAYTFQLLTDAFGDIPLSDALRGATVLNPKYDPQQQVYDSVFTWIKKGLSLLDPNSAYPIESGDLIYGGDVDSWIGFGNTMWLRAAMRICRVDEAKAKSEISALFATNPTFIQDDAQMEFQNVGGARSPIYAEAVALQVINIRSSATAIDRLKANNDPRIAKYYSQISAGGYVGLLQGDYNSQPTPGTYSSVSLNCIGPVAPVRLLSVAESYFLRSEARARGYSTESDAQSLYNEGVRASFTTQGLTTAAADTYLAQSSADAPDVAWPGDMATQIKRIITQKYFAFCGNETFEAWCDWRRTGYPDFLIRSVNSAFPGDTKPTRFLYPNVEITRNGNFPGAKLLTDKVWWDID comes from the coding sequence ATGAAACGTTTATATCATTTTTGGCTGGCAGCAGCTTTTATTATTTCAGTATTGGCCTTACCGGGTTGTTCGAAGTTTCTCGATGTAAATGATAATCCAAATGCAACCGAAACGGCCAACCTGGACCTGGTACTGCCTTCCGCACAAGCTGCCATCGTGCAAGCTTACGGTTTACAATATACTATCAACGGTGGAATGTGGATGCAATATTGGACGCAGAATCCATATGCAAACCAATATAAAGCCATCGATAGCTATAATATGGAACCTGCAAATTTTGATAGGCAATGGTCGTTATTATATGCAACCGCCGCTTCGGATCTTACCACCTTGACAGATGGAGCCGGTGCCGCGAAGAATGCCCAATTTTCCGGTGTGGCTTACTTGCTAAAAGCGTACACTTTTCAATTGTTAACCGATGCGTTTGGTGATATTCCTTTATCTGATGCCTTGAGAGGAGCCACTGTTTTAAATCCTAAATACGATCCGCAGCAGCAAGTTTACGACAGCGTATTTACCTGGATCAAGAAGGGTTTAAGCCTGTTGGATCCTAACTCTGCCTACCCGATTGAATCCGGTGATTTAATTTACGGCGGCGATGTTGATAGTTGGATCGGGTTTGGTAATACAATGTGGCTAAGGGCGGCGATGCGAATTTGCAGGGTTGATGAGGCAAAGGCGAAGTCTGAGATTAGTGCGCTATTTGCAACGAATCCAACTTTTATTCAAGATGATGCACAGATGGAATTTCAAAATGTTGGGGGAGCTCGTAGTCCTATATATGCCGAAGCAGTCGCATTGCAGGTAATTAATATCCGTTCAAGCGCTACGGCTATTGACCGGTTGAAAGCTAACAATGATCCCCGTATCGCGAAATATTACTCACAAATTTCCGCAGGAGGATATGTTGGCTTGCTGCAAGGGGATTATAATTCCCAACCTACACCGGGTACATATTCCAGTGTATCATTGAACTGTATCGGTCCTGTTGCGCCCGTTAGGTTACTCTCCGTTGCCGAGTCTTATTTCCTGAGATCTGAAGCGCGTGCCCGTGGGTATTCGACCGAAAGTGATGCGCAGTCTTTATACAATGAAGGCGTTCGTGCTAGCTTTACAACGCAGGGTTTAACAACGGCTGCCGCGGATACTTACCTGGCGCAAAGCAGTGCAGATGCTCCCGACGTAGCTTGGCCCGGCGATATGGCAACTCAAATTAAACGCATCATAACACAAAAGTATTTTGCATTCTGTGGGAATGAAACTTTTGAAGCATGGTGCGATTGGAGGAGGACAGGATATCCCGATTTCCTAATCCGTTCCGTAAATTCTGCTTTCCCCGGCGATACAAAACCTACCCGTTTCTTGTATCCAAATGTTGAGATTACCAGGAATGGTAATTTCCCCGGTGCAAAATTATTGACGGATAAAGTATGGTGGGATATAGACTAA
- a CDS encoding helix-turn-helix domain-containing protein, which yields MNKMSIGENIKEIRILRHYTQSYVAKQLKMSTTAYGNIERDKVKELSIFKLVQIADVFGVSVVNLIDFDHYKYSIGAKLTGKTKLIAEPPKKADQTQTIKEYFDKLTTTIVETGQEIIYMIKTQERQITKKLVATLSLESKKK from the coding sequence ATGAATAAGATGAGCATTGGTGAGAACATAAAGGAAATAAGAATTTTAAGGCATTACACGCAAAGTTACGTGGCAAAGCAATTAAAGATGAGTACAACAGCGTATGGAAATATCGAGCGTGATAAGGTAAAGGAGTTATCGATTTTTAAGCTAGTGCAAATTGCCGATGTTTTTGGAGTTTCAGTAGTTAACCTTATTGATTTTGACCATTACAAATATTCAATAGGAGCAAAACTAACAGGTAAAACCAAGCTGATAGCAGAACCGCCGAAGAAAGCAGATCAAACTCAAACCATTAAAGAGTATTTCGACAAGTTAACCACTACTATTGTTGAAACAGGGCAAGAGATAATTTACATGATCAAAACGCAGGAGCGCCAGATTACCAAAAAGCTGGTAGCTACATTGAGTTTAGAGTCGAAGAAAAAGTAG
- a CDS encoding redoxin domain-containing protein, whose protein sequence is MKKLAFLLAVATTLMVSCKNEPEKGAFKIDVQLDHAPLKKVSLEELTINEPLLVDTANITDASGKFALEGMVAEQGLYRISIDEGKYILLALDAGDMQIKGDYNDLEHVKITGSDASVELQKMFSELSAKNTELTNQMMELDSLSKVPGSDSLLQTKQKQFEQNSKSLNGYFMQVAKDTKSPVVGALAISMLRPNGNEELGNIKTAVADLVKKFPGNTMVKELHEQINSMGETAQANADAPELSDLIGKPAPDFTLPTVNGKKVSLSSFKGKYVLVDFWASWCGPCRKENPNVVNAYNQFKNKNFTILGVSLDNKKENWEKAIADDQLTWTHVSDLKGWESEAARLYNINAIPANLLIDPDGKVVAADLRGAALTDKLKELIH, encoded by the coding sequence ATGAAAAAACTTGCATTCCTATTAGCAGTCGCGACAACTTTGATGGTAAGTTGTAAAAACGAGCCGGAAAAAGGCGCATTCAAAATCGATGTCCAGTTAGATCATGCACCGTTGAAAAAAGTGAGCTTGGAAGAATTAACTATTAATGAGCCTTTACTAGTAGACACGGCTAACATCACGGACGCCAGTGGTAAATTTGCCTTGGAGGGAATGGTAGCAGAGCAAGGCTTATACCGCATTAGTATAGACGAAGGCAAGTACATCCTCCTGGCACTAGATGCGGGCGATATGCAAATCAAAGGTGATTACAATGATTTGGAACATGTAAAAATTACCGGGTCGGATGCATCTGTAGAATTACAAAAGATGTTTTCCGAGTTGAGCGCAAAAAATACAGAACTAACCAACCAGATGATGGAGTTGGATAGCTTGAGCAAAGTACCCGGAAGTGATAGCTTATTGCAAACGAAACAAAAACAATTCGAGCAAAACTCCAAATCCTTAAACGGTTACTTTATGCAGGTAGCCAAGGACACCAAGTCGCCCGTAGTTGGCGCTTTGGCAATCAGCATGTTAAGACCGAACGGTAATGAAGAGTTGGGTAACATCAAGACAGCCGTTGCTGATCTTGTAAAGAAATTCCCTGGCAACACGATGGTCAAGGAGCTGCATGAACAAATTAATTCCATGGGAGAAACTGCGCAAGCAAATGCAGATGCTCCCGAGCTGTCCGACTTAATCGGTAAACCGGCGCCAGATTTTACCTTGCCGACTGTGAACGGCAAAAAAGTGTCGTTAAGTTCTTTTAAAGGTAAATATGTATTGGTAGATTTCTGGGCTAGCTGGTGCGGGCCATGCCGTAAAGAGAACCCCAACGTGGTGAATGCCTACAATCAATTTAAAAACAAGAACTTCACGATCTTGGGTGTATCCCTTGACAATAAAAAAGAGAACTGGGAAAAAGCAATCGCTGATGATCAATTGACCTGGACGCATGTAAGCGATCTGAAAGGTTGGGAAAGTGAAGCAGCAAGATTATATAATATCAACGCGATCCCGGCAAATTTATTAATTGACCCGGATGGCAAAGTGGTAGCGGCAGACTTAAGAGGCGCGGCATTAACGGATAAATTAAAAGAGTTGATCCATTAA